Proteins encoded in a region of the Orcinus orca chromosome 8, mOrcOrc1.1, whole genome shotgun sequence genome:
- the LOC101279164 gene encoding RNA-binding protein 4 isoform X2, whose protein sequence is MVKLFIGNLPREATEQEIRSLFEQYGKVLECDIIKNYGFVHIEDKTAAEDAIRNLHHYKLHGVNINVEASKNKSKTSTKLHVGNISPTCTNKELRAKFEEYGPVIECDIVKDYAFVHMERAEDAVEAIRGLDNTEFQGGMCVG, encoded by the exons ATGGTGAAGCTGTTCATTGGAAACCTGCCCCGGGAGGCCACAGAGCAGGAGATCCGCTCACTCTTCGAGCAGTATGGGAAGGTGCTGGAGTGTGACATCATTAAGAACTACGGCTTTGTGCACATAGAGGACAAGACGGCGGCCGAGGATGCCATACGCAACCTGCACCACTACAAGCTGCACGGGGTGAACATCAACGTGGAAGCCAGCAAGAATAAGAGCAAAACATCCACAAAGTTGCATGTAGGCAACATCAGTCCTACTTGTACCAACAAGGAGCTTCGGGCCAAGTTTGAGGAGTATGGTCCAGTCATCGAATGTGACATCGTGAAAGATTATGCCTTTGTACACATGGAGCGGGCAGAGGATGCAGTGGAGGCCATCAGGGGCCTTGACAACACAGAGTTTCAAG GTGGGATGTGTGTGGGCTGA
- the LOC101279164 gene encoding RNA-binding protein 4 isoform X1 — MVKLFIGNLPREATEQEIRSLFEQYGKVLECDIIKNYGFVHIEDKTAAEDAIRNLHHYKLHGVNINVEASKNKSKTSTKLHVGNISPTCTNKELRAKFEEYGPVIECDIVKDYAFVHMERAEDAVEAIRGLDNTEFQGKRMHVQLSTSRLRTAPGMGDQSGCYRCGKEGHWSKECPVDRSGRVADFTEQYNEQYGAVRTPYAMSYGDSLYYNNAYGALDAYYKRCRAARSYEAVAAAAASAYNYAEQTLSQLPQVQNTAMASHLTSTSLDPYDRHLLPTSGAAAATAAAAAAAAAAVTAASTSYYGRDRSPLRRGPVPTVGEGYGYGHESELSQASAAARNSLYDMARYEREQYADRARYSAF, encoded by the exons ATGGTGAAGCTGTTCATTGGAAACCTGCCCCGGGAGGCCACAGAGCAGGAGATCCGCTCACTCTTCGAGCAGTATGGGAAGGTGCTGGAGTGTGACATCATTAAGAACTACGGCTTTGTGCACATAGAGGACAAGACGGCGGCCGAGGATGCCATACGCAACCTGCACCACTACAAGCTGCACGGGGTGAACATCAACGTGGAAGCCAGCAAGAATAAGAGCAAAACATCCACAAAGTTGCATGTAGGCAACATCAGTCCTACTTGTACCAACAAGGAGCTTCGGGCCAAGTTTGAGGAGTATGGTCCAGTCATCGAATGTGACATCGTGAAAGATTATGCCTTTGTACACATGGAGCGGGCAGAGGATGCAGTGGAGGCCATCAGGGGCCTTGACAACACAGAGTTTCAAG GCAAACGAATGCACGTGCAGTTGTCCACCAGCCGGCTTAGGACTGCGCCCGGGATGGGAGACCAGAGCGGCTGCTATCGGTGCGGGAAAGAGGGGCACTGGTCCAAAGAGTGTCCGGTAGATCGTTCGGGCCGAGTGGCAGACTTTACCGAGCAATATAATGAGCAATATGGAGCAGTGCGTACACCTTACGCCATGAGCTATGGGGATTCATTGTATTACAACAACGCGTACGGAGCGCTCGATGCCTACTACAAGCGCTGCCGTGCTGCCCGGTCCTATGAGGCAGTGGCTGCTGCAGCTGCCTCTGCGTATAATTACGCAGAGCAGACCCTGTCCCAGCTGCCACAAGTCCAGAATACAGCCATGGCCAGTCACCTCACCTCCACCTCTCTCGATCCCTACGATAGACACCTGTTGCCGACTTCAGGAGCTGCTGCTGctacagctgctgctgctgcagcagccGCTGCTGCTGTTACTGCAGCTTCCACTTCATATTACGGGCGCGATCGGAGCCCCCTGCGTCGCGGCCCAGTCCCCACTGTTGGAGAGGGCTACGGTTACGGGCATGAGAGTGAGTTGTCCCAAGCTTCGGCGGCCGCGCGGAATTCCCTGTACGACATGGCCCGGTATGAGCGGGAGCAGTATGCGGATCGGGCGCGGTATTCAGCCTTTTAA